TTAATTCGATtgtttttgagatttttaggattaattatttgttttcacgagaagaatttgaaaatataaaccataattggaaaaaagtttaaaactaaaaaaaaaaaatgtctttttcaAACTGTGTTTAGTGAATTTTTGGAtcttttatttataattttatagCATTCCAATTCTTTTGGTGTACCTCTATACCGAGATATTTTGAGTCATTAGATTGTGTGAGTTATTTGTTAATGTTTTAAGATCTTTATGCGATCTAATGACCGAAAATGCACCAGTATAGAGGTACAACGAATTTCAGCGGAGAGGATTTGATTTCAGTCTAAATACACCCTGATCGTAATAAAACCGCATCCAAACAAGCCATACGACCTCAAGCActtggaattgattttttgtGAAAGGACAAAATTGCCCTACGTTGAACACTCTCGAAGCCACCCCCGGAGATTAGTAGAACACTCTAGAAGCAACGTACTGGGAGTATTTCGTTTCAACTTGTATAAATGCTGGCGTTTTGTCAATTCCTTATTTGAGTGAGTAGTTTGGGAAGTAGTTGGGATTCACAATCAACTAGGAGTAGGAGCATTTTTTTCAACCCTATTGAAAAAAGTACCAAATGGATAAAAGTAGttcttgtttgtttcttttttaacaATTTACCATGTCATGCAAGGCATACGCTGTATTCACGCCTATACACGGAGTGATCTGGAACTTTGGATTTCTCATAGTAATCCCAGTCATTAACTGGACCACATGTGATCCGAACCCCATAGGGTAACCGTAAAGATCATCCCTATATATAAGTTACAAGACGTCACCCCTTTTTTTCGCCGCAATTTAAAACcgctatttctctctctttcttctctacCTCTCTCTACTCCTCCATAACcctaaaaaaaatgttgaaccCCCAAGCCGAGCCCGATGACGACCCTGTTCATTTGCCCATAGTTCATACCCTGTCTCGTGCAATTTTCATTCCGAACTAAAATAGCAGTCGTGATGAAGAGCATGCAGTCTGGCCGGAGGAAGGCTAAGAATGCCTTGGCTAGGGGAAAGAAGAATCTACAGAAAGAGATGAATGTGTGGGCTACACAAACGTTCACTGCTGACGATTTCGTTACCCGTGGTTTGATGATTAAGTctcttatcgtgaaagaaaggACTCTTTCTGAGAAACTAGACGAAGGTTCTGGAATAGATTGCGGAGCAAGAGGAGAAAGACAAGGCGGCTAAAGCAAACATTTCCCAATTAGTCGGAAAATTAGTTAGTATTCTTGGAGTTTCGTAACGCAGTGCCTCAAGCTCTTATGGCAATTTCAAACCATATTTTTAAACCCATCCATATTCGCCCACTTATAACTTATAATCCAACTCAACCTGATATTATATCATGGGGGTTGACCCATAATTACATAGGTTTAGATAGGTTTAAAGTGAGTTGAATATGGACTTAAATTAAAATACCCACGCTCAACAATACAATGCATAAGCACCACCACGTAAACACGAGCCTAACTGAGGCTAGCGAGTAGATCTGATGAGAAAGACACGATCTTCCAGTGGTCGGATGATGACCGGACAGGGTGCTCTGTGATCGTTAAGGACAGAGGAACATGATTCCGAGCTTTGATTATGTGTTCAATCTGTTATTATACACCAGCATCATACCGGCAGCTCGTGCGGCGTTTCCAGACATCAAATCTCGACCGGGAAAGCGAAAACTCCAACACTGTTGTGTCTCCAAATTCAAACTCGATCCCTCACAAATCGGCGATTATCTATGATTCCCAGAGAATTAAAATCTATGAAATTGAAGAAATGAAGCTTTCTAGGTGCAATTATGAACTACCGTTGAATCTGATACCAGTTCCCATTTTCCGGTTAGATTAAGAAGTTAAtttcattttacttttttttaccaattcttttctgcatgttttgtaaaatttaaaattggTAAATGATAATTGAGTAGATTCCAAATTTGCgggaaaaaagggagaaaaaaaaaaagggggagggggggttggATTGGGCAGATTTGGGTAtgacttgacccatatttgatCCAACATGTTATAACCCGCCTATTATTAACCCGTATTTGATCCGCTTATATTCAACCCACGACCTATTTTAACTcgtccatttgccacctctaataACCATTAATGTGGATCACATGGAAATTAATGTACATCTCGAACATTAGCAtttcaaatttaacaaaattacCCTTTGCTTCGGGGGAAATGCCTAAAAATCAACATCCGGAAGCGAATGGCATTCTAAATGAATACCAAGGTCAAAAGGTAACAAGTGCTACTCTCTCTATCTTGTTATTTTTGTCCCGATTGAAATACCCTATCATTTCTAAAAAGATATTACtcgaaataatttttgattttttctttgcaCTGTTCAAAAAATCCATTGAGAGTTTTGAAAGGcgtgaaaaatcaaaatttaatttaaaaatatatactctTATATTTGGTTCACTTTTCAGTGACGTTCTGTTGTGCCTTCTAAACAGCTTTTGTCCCTCGAGGTTAGATATTGAAAACTTAGTGAACAATCAGATTTGTCTTAAATAAATGATAGGCtagtaaaattttaaactatACTACTGCCAAGAGAATTCGATCATTGGATCGATGTCCGAACAACTTATTTTGTTGTAGAAGTGTATTATGCGCCTAAGTCTATACAAAGTGAACAATTTAGATCACGTTTTTGGGCTCAGAGACCCATTTGAAAGGCTCAGAGACCCATTTGAAAGGCTCAACACCTTGTAGTTGGCCCTCCAATTCCTctttttttaagttaaactgaTTATCTTATGTTTTTGCTGTATATACTTCAAAAGCAATGCTCTTTCATGCACGACCTTGCGAGCATGTAAATTCGCTAGGCTTAGGATCGATAAATGAACCAAGTTTTTCAAACTTGAGcttatgtttttttgttaaaagtaTCTGAGATCGAGCTTTTAACCAAGCTCGTCAAGCTTTAACACTTTTGAGAAGCTCATCAAGCTTTTAACCAAGCTCAATCAATTTATCAGGCCCATTCAATTTATTATGTACAAAACATTCAAGCTactaaaaatcaactcaattaaaCTCGTTTGTGATTGGGTCACCTCAAAAGCGAGTCAAGTTTTAGGACCAAACTTCAAAAAGTCAATCGTTCAGCTCGTTTATCAGGCCAATCGAAGCCAAGCTCTTCCTCCTCCCCCCCCAATCCAAGCTCGTCTTTTATTGGCCAGAAACGAACCCATTTGGTTAGTGCATGGGTCAAGGTACGATgccaaatgcaaaaataaaaagggaaaatgatggccgaGAACGtgtttaataattaataccgtccaaggacatgctgagaacattaaTAAACACGtccttgaccgtcattttcccaaataaaaaagaaggtatGTAAGGTTCGGGTTTACCTCAAGCCCGAGATCTGCCCGAGCAAGCAAGGCCCAAAGCCCAGCAAAACCACAGAGCGTGCTGGATAAAGCTTTAAACCCAATTGAAAAGCTCAACTTTCTTTTCcccaagggaaaatgacggagcatgacgtattttgataattaatattcattaataacattttcaatattaacaaatattcttagcatgTCACTCCACCAAAGGGTGTAAGTTAACCACTTACCTGAAGGTTTAGTCCGATTGATTGGTGAGTTTGATTCTCACACAGTTGATTAAGATTCGATTCTTGAGACTCATGCAACTAataaagtaatttcttgtgaattttctagtATCGGCATGGACGTCCTCTCACCTTTGACCGGACTAGTGATGGGATTAGTCGAAATGCACGCAAACTGACCGCCCTGACCgtcaaacaaaccaaaaaaaaagaaaaaaggaaaggatAAACTACTTCGTAGCTGGCTAGTTGATTTTCAAATTGTCAAACTTCTGGGATCCTGTGAAGATTAGATTAATATGGTCAACATCGCACAGACTTTAACTTCAAGAAGGACAAAGCTCCCCTGACTAAATTTCCTTTGGATTTAAATATCCAATGCTTTGGGCCCCTATGCCTAGTACATAGTACCAAATTGATTTCAGTAATTATTTCACGGTCCCAATACAACGCAATTTTAGTCTCTCGTGTAATTCATGATATATTTGCCTTGGATAAAAAGAGACCACGATGTCTTCTCTCTTGCCTTTGTTTCTCTTAAAGAGGCTATTCATATTTCGATTGGATTTTGGTCTAAATGTCCGCGTAGATGGAAGTAGAACCAGAGATTGCGATGGGTTTTATTTCGTATCGGCTTGAGACCGGTTTAGTAATTTCCATCACGGTAGCGAGCGTGTGCTCATTCTgaatctctcttcttctttttatatatatatatatataactaaaaTCGTTGGTCTTATTCAGATTCATCCCGCTAGGAAGCTgtgaaaaaatcaattaaacacggggagagaaaaataagaacaaactcTCATCAGTCAAACCAGGCGAAGAATCTGATCCACCCCCACGTGTAAGGAAGGAACAACATTCCAGGATCCATGGGATCAGAACTGAAAACAAGGAATAGAAAAATGCATGCACAAGTACACAGAAAATGGGATGCTTCCAAAGATGTTTCTGTCTCTACATTTGAATGTCAAATACTACtaaattactactccctccgtcccaatttgtttgtccaatttttgaaactcgtgcgGGTTCCAAAGACGAcacaacttaaaaaaattactactaccCTTTGGAGTATTTCTTGACAGAAAGTCTATTCTCACCGTTCTCAATTTTACtgtcaaattttattttggacgATCTGGATTTTAAAAGACTCTTCTGGAAAAACTCTTCCAGACTCTTctctggaagagtttttttaaatccaGGCCATTGAGTGTCGAGACGGACGGTGAAATTGAGCGCTGCGGTGGGGGGAGCGGTGAAACAGAGCGGTGCTACGCCCACCGCTAATTTCTTAAACGAAAAATGCTAATGAAAGCCCAATAGACTATAAAtaagacccaaaaaaagaagaagataaaatgtCCAATTTCCATGTATTAAAGCATCCTGATAAATACTAAAAGTGcatcaaaaactaattttttttgcattattctCGCTTTATTTACAACTTAGTTGGTTGTCAATAGTACAATTGTTTTGCCTTCAGTATATTTTTTTCTAACTTTTGACTTTTAATTTTCACTCGCCAAgaaaaatcaggaaaaaaagaagaagctaataccgtaaaattgaaaaattcacGAATAGGCAAAATTACTCGAGTTGAGTACAAATCTGGCTTTATTAAATCCCTATTATTATATAATACAAATCAGAAGCTAGATAACGTTAGTGTGATAACCAGTTCCAGTTGTATAGCCCAGAAATCTAAGGCATGCATTGGGATGAATGGCGGGCAGTGTGGTGTGGGTTATTTTACACGCCGGAAAACATGTTTGTATTTTTTACTACTTTCTGGACTGTGGTGGTGAGTGGTGGATGGTGGTGGCAAATTAAAAATAAGGAGCTAGTCAAAAGCAGCATTAAGACCAAAGCAGACGATTACAAAGGAACGGCCACCCAAGGCGGCGACACCAGTGGCCGTGGGGACCTGCACTGCACGTGAATTTCATTGACTTGGTGCCTCCCTCCCTCCGGGATCACTCACTCATTAATCAGACCATCACATCCACATCACGTTTTCATCATCCCAAAACATATCAATATCAATAGTCTATTATatgcttttctctctctctctctctctctctctctctctctctctctctctctctctctctcttagttgGACTTGACTGGACTTGGTACCACCACACCCACCCACCCTCACGTGTGGGTGGAGTTTCTGGTCTAGCTAGTTGTTGGTTTTGGACGACAAGTATTTCGTTTCAACTTGTATAAAAGCTGGCTGGTGTTTTGTCAATTCCTTATTTGAGTGAGTAGTTGGGATTCTCAATCAAGTAGGAGAAGGAGTTTTGTTTTCAACCCTGTGGAAAAATAAAACTAGTTCCTGTTTGTTTTTTCGAACAATTTACCATGTGATGTAAAGCATATGCTGTATTCATGTCTAATACTTGATTGGTAGGTTAGGAACCAAACGAGCCCAACggttagtccggttggttggtgagTTTGCATCTCACAATTGACCAAGCTTCGATTTTTGGGATCAGACTGCGAGAaagaaatttcttgtgaatcccTTAGTCCCGGCGTGAATGGTTTTCTTTTGACTATAGACCGAGGAGGGGATTAGTCAAGATGCATAAGGGCCCGGACAGCTTGATcgtgaacaaaacaaaaaacaaaaaaagaggttAACAAAATCAAGAACGAAGCGGTTGGGGCTATTAAGCATAGAAAGAGGTTAAAATCACACTTTCtttaattcaaacaaaaaaacaaaaaattactttaggTTTGGCTGCTTCATAGGAGGGGTTAAAAGCAGAAGATGAAGTGATCAACAGAAGAAGGATGCAAAAAGAGCCACCAAAATTCTTACTACTTCATTTGGTTGAGTCGAAAACAGAGAGATTGAACATGTCTGTAGCAAACCATTCAAAACTCATCTCCAGTTAGTAAACAAACTGCGGTGGATTACGCCAAACTCTACGTCTGGGATATCTACGAATTCCCACTGCGGGAAGGAGAAGAACTGATTACAAAAGTTGTACACATATCCGTATTTTTGCTCAACTATCGATGGAACTTTACATAAAAAGCAATGCAAGAGAGCAATCAAGAATATACCGTATCACTCAACCAAGGAATCAAGGCAAGTAGTACATTGCAATCATAAACACGGAACGATATCGTATTCATACAAGCATCGTACGACATTCGACAAAGCACATAATTGATCCTTTGTTGTAAGAAACTTTTGCTTCTAAATGAAACTTGGAGTTGCTAAAGTTACAAAATACCATAAACAAAAGCAATAAGAAATTCGTCAACAATTATTGATAATTTGCCTAGACTGACAAACAAATGCCATGATCAATTACGCAAATGTGCTCAAAGGGCCCGTCTGGTTTGAAGAATCCAGTCCATTGTCAGCATTTCGCAGCCCAGTAATCCATTTCctgctgggaaaaaaaaaatctgaactTTCAGCTGTATGAATTTTCCACGTGAGAATGATGCATAGAGAACAAACGATCTTGCAGAATTGACTTCTGATTCGATCTTAaccaagaagggaaaaaaatgactCTGAAACTAGATCAAAGGGTCTTTCCACATTGAACATTCAATTCTGAAATTCTATGCCATGGTATTAACGAGTTTAGAGTAGCAATAAATGGGTTTTCACCAACAGGCAACTTCAACATAGATAGCAATCCAAGGGATAATTAGATTGATAGGGGCGATTGGTAGTACAGTATTATTTAGTTACCTTCCAAAGTTGTTGCTGCCTGGATCCATTACGATCGTCAACCTTTTCGCAGTTCTTGCGAAATTGCTGCAATGAGAGCAAGAAGGCAAAAAGAGATCAATGAACTATAAACCAAGAATCATAAGATTCCTCCAAGCCAAAGTTGATAACAAATTACAACTGCAACTAATCAAATAGCGACGATACCTGTAAGGCTCATGTCCAGTTTGTTTAATTGCACCAGTTGCATCCTGGTAGAGCACACGACACGAAGTCTCTGATCTTTCTATACTAAACATGTTTGTCAGCCTTTTGTATAGCTCATCATAAGACCCGATCGCTGAGAGGTCAAGTGTCCTCCCTACATCCTCCGACTCCATAAACACTTTGCAATGACCAGTCTCAAGGTCAAGTTCACTCATGTGAAAACCTTGCTGTCTTTTCTGGCCGAATGCATATCCTTCCGCCTTATCTGGAATCCCATCTGACAAACTTTTCTTGTCAAGAACTTGTGAAACTGCAAGACCAGAACAGCTTCGTGCAATCTGCTGTTCAGTTAGTATAGGTTGGCCAAAAAGTACAAACTGGGGTGGTGTTTTAACGTTATTATCAGCTTTCTCCAATAGTAATTCCAACTTGTTATTGGAATTCCCCATAGTTAACAAACATGATATATTCTCATTGCTACTTCTTCGACTAGAGATCAAACCATCAGAGATCTTAGCCTGTTGATCAACCCGCTGCAAGCTTGATCGGAAAAGCCCCAACTGCAGTCTGTTATTAAGGTGGAGATCTGATAACGGTAGTCCAAATTGAGCATGCCTGGCTCCCTGTATACCTGCAGTAATGTTGTCAGATAGACAACACAAAGAACCGGTGGGCCCTATGGGGTTGCCTGAAAATGACGGAAATGGAAATTGGCCGTCAAGGGGAAAGTCTGGGTGTAGCGGTAGCCGCAACTTCTTTCTTGGTGGTGAAAAGGGTGACATGTGAATGGCTGGCATGTTTGATACCAATTCAACAAGCCACGGGCTGACGCGCTTCACATTTTGCAGCAAATCTGGTTCATCCCATGTCACCTGCAACATGGTATGAAAGAACAATGTCAAGATAAAGAACCTTCAAGAGCAAGATGACACGAACTCTGCAGACGAAATTTTAGATAGATAACCATTTCTTTTGCAAAGAACTGAAGTTGAAAGTTAGCGAATTCATATTTCTAACAGACGGATCAGTGATAATAGTGCAGATCTTGAAAAAATCACAAGACTCTCAACAATATTAGACTAGAACATATTTCTAATAGACGGATCAGTGATAATAGTGCAGATCTTGAAAAAATCACGAGACTCTCAACAATATTAGACTAGAATAGGCCAGCAAAAGAAatgcatgcattagtcaaaaCAAAAGGTTTTGCACAAATTCCCCCAATGAATATAGCACAATCAAACAAGAACGAAACAAAGCAACTTCATTCGCAACAATCAAGATTCAATTCAAATTTTATCAATCATGACAAGATTGGAAGTTAGTTTAGCTGGCTAATGCATTTTACTAGCCGCTGGAACTTCTTTAGTTTAGAAAGCCATCCTTATTTGAACCAAGTATGGAACCTTGGTGCGTCAAACCTCAAGGTTCAGAAACCAACATTAAGAAAAGAAGGAGCTAGAATTCATGTCCTGTCCAGAGTTTAATCAAAATACTTCTGTACTCAAACGATAACCATCGGGGAAAATCTGTCAATCTCAGAGAAAGTCAGCTTcggaacaaaaattaaaattcaccAAGTGCCATATTAAGGACGACATAGAAATGTTCTGCCAGACTTGTAGTCATTGCAGATTCACAGTAATGAGAAATGCCCTATCTATTACCTGCATACGTGCTCGGTAGAATGTGTACTTCCAACATCGATAAATAAACTACCAACAGGTGAGCATGTGAGTCAATTAGAATTTCAATTAAACCATCAAGAAAAATACTGGAGATGCATAACATGATATCCTTACTCAGTAACAGAGTTCCTTAATTCATTGATAGGTAATCTGCATAAATTTCAAGATAAACAACGAAAGGGCTTCCGAATTTTTCTATACCTGGAGAAGCCTCCAAGGAGAGTTAGGCCAGTGAACAGGGTCAGCAACCTGAACAGAACCAACAGTTCCCATGAACCAGCTAATCCTCGAATCATCGGTTTCGAACGGCATCTTAAACCTCATCCCACAACACCACTGAATCCTCATCGAGGCCCTAACCGCCGCAGCCCTCACACAAAACTCCGGCGTGCTCGCCCGTGGGTAATACACCACCTCAAACGCCTCCCCCCTCACCGCCATCCCCGCCGCCTCCACAACCCCTTCCCCCCTCACCCTCCCCCTCACCCTCAAATTCCCCCCACTCCCATTCCTAACCAGCTTATTCTCATCTTCCCTCAAAAACACCGAAAAAGGCGCCGAATTCCAACTGGAGGGCGGCGACTCGGCCCCTTTCTTGGCTCTCCGAACTCCTACGCAGAGGTCCCCGTTCTCAGCCCGCAGGAACACGATCGAGTCCCCTGCGACCAGCTTCTTCTGGTTCACGAACGTGCTCCACCCCGTCGTCAGCAAATGCCGCCGCGGCGTGCCCCTATAAATATGCCTAAACTTCCAGACCTCCCCGTGCACGTCCTTCACGATCACGGTCTGGACCGGCGGGTCCGCCGCGTAATCTAACTTAGGAAAAATCGTCTCCGCGCAGTACCGTGGGACGGAGAACCCACCCCCGTTATTAGCATCAGATTGAGTCAGCGTCTTCGCGAAGGAAGCGGGCTTCTCGGGCGACGACTCAGACGGGTCGTTGTTACTCCCGTCGTCGTCGGCGTCGTGATCCTGGCCGTTGATTGGGATAAGCTTGATCTTGGCGTAGACTTCGTCGGTGTCGGAGTCGGCCATGAACCTCACGGCGGCAACCCTGCAGAGGATCAGGGCAGGGAGCCGTTCAGGAAAATCGACGGCTGTCAAGGCGTGTTCGGCGTGGCCTTGTGGGAAATAGAAGACCTTGGAGTTTAACGGCGGCATCTGGACCATCCCTCCTGCGCAGGCGTGCCACAGCTGCGAGTCCAAGCTTTTCTCCACGACGTCGTTCATCGTTAACCTCTTCTTCAATACTGTACTACTACTATGTTTTCGGTTTATCCTGTGAGCAAGGAAAGATGAGCGTCAGGCAAAAGAACAAATCTTTATTTCATCGACTCGTTGTTGAGTTTTTCCAAGGATATGGATCTGGATGTTCAGCGCCTCCTACTGCGAGAACAAGTCATTTTGAGGAGCAGAGATCGTTCGGAGGGAAAGAGTCCAAAGAAAGAGTTGAAGAtgagttctctctctcctcttctctctctctctgtgttgtGTCTGCCTGTCTCgtgatttttgttgtttttgttctgATCTGTTTTTCCCACTTTTCTCAGATCTGTTGCGGGAGAGAGTAAAGCATAAACGGTGGAAAGTGAAAATAGGAGGGACCGATCAATGGCTCCCTTTTCCTGTCTCTTTTACTCTCTAGTCTAGTCGAGTCGAGTCGGGCAGAAGTGAAAGAAATACTGTATTATAAACTCAAGGGAGTGTTTTAATTAAGCAGAGAATTTATTGCTTTCTTGAATAATCGtcggagaaaaacaaaaaggggactgaacataaaattttcacttttttttgtaCTGCTCTGGAATCAGAGCACAACTGTCATCACACTCATTACTACTAAAAGGATCCCTGGGTCCGtaatttctctttttgacagTTTAATTACTAATTAACATAgattccaaaacaaacaaaaaagtacACTAGTAGTAAAAGAGAGGGGTTCTGTGTTCCGGATTTTCTCAAAATAAGTACCGGCCTCATTTGactttaaaagtaaaacaataacttttttttttgtttttatttaaaaaaaaaaaagagaatctAGAAGGGTTAATGGAGAAGATATTCAATGCTCCAGGGCAAGGTTGAACTTGAATTTAAACCACACAATTAGtgctttatatattttttaaaaattattcaaaGTCTCGGATCTTTTGTGCGGGGTCCATTCTGGAACCCGCGTTCCGTCGGTTTCCACGGTCGGTTGCCGTAGCAAAGTTCAATTTGCCCTtttcaataaaaacaaaatagccATTTTCAAGCGTCTTGTTTGCAAGTAATTTTTTctttgagagaaatttattcacggcttTGCGCGATCGCGGCTGTCCGTTTCGGATTTGGACGGTCTAgttttaaatgaaactttttcaaaaaatagtttcgaaagagtttcatttaaatccggaccatttAAAGCCTAAACGAACAACCGCAATTCACGACCGTAAACAACTTTTCACGGGGCTACccattaaaaagtttttttccctttttcttttggtggATGCAGTTATTTTAGTGGAAGTAACTTGTTTACATTTCATATCTTGTTTGGTTCCTATCTCATttcatcccttttttttttttacacgttttttaatacctttttttttctttctatctctctccacttattatatcaaaaataacttttaaaaagGAGAACCAAACAAGATAACATAAAGATTTTTAGACTCTCCCCGAATTATTTTATATACTTGAAGACTTTTTTTAGTCGTTGCCGTATGTTTGTCCATTTCGCTTCTGAATTAATCAAACTTTCTTTTGTCCTTGCTTTTTTAAACATGAAAGACATGGCTTAGATTAAGAAACAAGAACTCGATCCGTTATGGTAAGTAAAACAAAATGTTGATTGAAAAGCTAATAGAAAACTCTAACAATTACTACCAAACTTGTGGACGATTGCGACGACAAATGATGATCGAAGATTTGCGTTTTAGCTTGATGCGTAAATTGACTACTTCAAAAATCACTTTCATTAGTGGAATGATAGTCAATATCgtgtttattattattattattattattattattattattattattattattattattgtggCTTGTGTAAGTATTTGAAcctttgaattattattttatgtATTGGTCgttgtttttattagtttattttGCTAGatggagagggaaaaaaaagagaggaagtcAATGAGGGTGTTTTAATCTTTTAACCATTAACTAACAAGCATACTTTGGCCCCAGGcggcttttcttttttattttgttttgtttgtttgttgtatttggtttttgttgttttctgtatttttggaCCGATAGTGTTCGCTTCTATTatactgtgttttttttgtatatattatCTGGAATTATTtgatttgtcaaaaaaaaaaaagtgtttggtAATCCATTTGgatcattttttgtctttattaaaaaatgtatttgttgattttgcatcaattttttttgtcgtaAGTTATTGGTTTTTCTTGACGAGAtcaggaatcgaaaaagtaaaagttACTTGAAAACTAATCTTTTAGTTAGTACAAGATTTATATAAAAACATATTATTATTGACAAGCatatttcaatatatatatattttgaagtGGGCCTACTTTGGCTTATTACTCGTGCACTTGAAGTTTCGTCTGTTTTGACTTTTGTGTGTTTGTTTCCAAAATGGCAAAATACCAAACTGAAGTCCAATTTACTTGTATTTATTGACAAGTTaatagacttttttttttcctggagaAACCCCCAACAAGTTAATAGA
The sequence above is a segment of the Rhododendron vialii isolate Sample 1 chromosome 13a, ASM3025357v1 genome. Coding sequences within it:
- the LOC131314905 gene encoding auxin response factor 18 isoform X2, which encodes MNDVVEKSLDSQLWHACAGGMVQMPPLNSKVFYFPQGHAEHALTAVDFPERLPALILCRVAAVRFMADSDTDEVYAKIKLIPINGQDHDADDDGSNNDPSESSPEKPASFAKTLTQSDANNGGGFSVPRYCAETIFPKLDYAADPPVQTVIVKDVHGEVWKFRHIYRGTPRRHLLTTGWSTFVNQKKLVAGDSIVFLRAENGDLCVGVRRAKKGAESPPSSWNSAPFSVFLREDENKLVRNGSGGNLRVRGRVRGEGVVEAAGMAVRGEAFEVVYYPRASTPEFCVRAAAVRASMRIQWCCGMRFKMPFETDDSRISWFMGTVGSVQVADPVHWPNSPWRLLQVTWDEPDLLQNVKRVSPWLVELVSNMPAIHMSPFSPPRKKLRLPLHPDFPLDGQFPFPSFSGNPIGPTGSLCCLSDNITAGIQGARHAQFGLPLSDLHLNNRLQLGLFRSSLQRVDQQAKISDGLISSRRSSNENISCLLTMGNSNNKLELLLEKADNNVKTPPQFVLFGQPILTEQQIARSCSGLAVSQVLDKKSLSDGIPDKAEGYAFGQKRQQGFHMSELDLETGHCKVFMESEDVGRTLDLSAIGSYDELYKRLTNMFSIERSETSCRVLYQDATGAIKQTGHEPYSNFARTAKRLTIVMDPGSNNFGRKWITGLRNADNGLDSSNQTGPLSTFA
- the LOC131314905 gene encoding auxin response factor 18 isoform X1, translated to MNDVVEKSLDSQLWHACAGGMVQMPPLNSKVFYFPQGHAEHALTAVDFPERLPALILCRVAAVRFMADSDTDEVYAKIKLIPINGQDHDADDDGSNNDPSESSPEKPASFAKTLTQSDANNGGGFSVPRYCAETIFPKLDYAADPPVQTVIVKDVHGEVWKFRHIYRGTPRRHLLTTGWSTFVNQKKLVAGDSIVFLRAENGDLCVGVRRAKKGAESPPSSWNSAPFSVFLREDENKLVRNGSGGNLRVRGRVRGEGVVEAAGMAVRGEAFEVVYYPRASTPEFCVRAAAVRASMRIQWCCGMRFKMPFETDDSRISWFMGTVGSVQVADPVHWPNSPWRLLQVTWDEPDLLQNVKRVSPWLVELVSNMPAIHMSPFSPPRKKLRLPLHPDFPLDGQFPFPSFSGNPIGPTGSLCCLSDNITAGIQGARHAQFGLPLSDLHLNNRLQLGLFRSSLQRVDQQAKISDGLISSRRSSNENISCLLTMGNSNNKLELLLEKADNNVKTPPQFVLFGQPILTEQQIARSCSGLAVSQVLDKKSLSDGIPDKAEGYAFGQKRQQGFHMSELDLETGHCKVFMESEDVGRTLDLSAIGSYDELYKRLTNMFSIERSETSCRVLYQDATGAIKQTGHEPYSNFARTAKRLTIVMDPGSNNFGSRKWITGLRNADNGLDSSNQTGPLSTFA